A window from Candidatus Nitrospira neomarina encodes these proteins:
- the tatA gene encoding twin-arginine translocase TatA/TatE family subunit encodes MELMLILIIVLIIFGAGKIPQLGEGLGKAIKGFKKSVAEADALDVTPNEQGEGGQAPPPQPDQLSSQHQTAEVPPPPPAQGVPQPTESTQSKQG; translated from the coding sequence ATGGAGCTTATGCTCATCCTTATCATTGTGCTCATCATTTTCGGTGCAGGGAAAATCCCGCAGCTTGGTGAGGGCTTAGGCAAAGCGATCAAGGGCTTTAAAAAGTCTGTTGCCGAAGCGGATGCGTTGGATGTGACGCCTAATGAGCAAGGCGAAGGCGGGCAGGCCCCACCGCCCCAACCGGATCAATTGTCGAGCCAACACCAGACAGCAGAGGTTCCCCCTCCGCCTCCGGCGCAAGGGGTGCCGCAGCCAACGGAATCCACGCAATCCAAACAGGGATAA
- a CDS encoding DUF3047 domain-containing protein, which yields MRTHKIYLTFLLGGVGVLGCVIFGFVPTTYGATTPIPSLYEPTSLSRLEALPHRWSLKVWEGIGQVQVVQEDHRKVLRLETEQGCISLFRSLTVNLEASPVVSWEWNVLTLPTAVASSQSSRDDHGAALYLVFSSREAPSRKTILGYIWDNARPVGTILVHPKDPSVHYVIVRSGPSQLGTWFTEERNVLADYRSIFGEEPSILEGMSLVVDSDQTGSKAATLFGPIAFHSEFKLAREIPDQGDEPSQGTSKNKLLGALLMYLGLKHSQGTN from the coding sequence ATGCGAACTCATAAAATTTATTTGACCTTCCTTCTGGGAGGAGTGGGTGTGTTGGGCTGTGTTATTTTTGGGTTTGTACCGACAACTTATGGCGCCACGACGCCCATTCCCTCTTTATATGAACCGACATCATTATCCCGTCTGGAGGCTTTGCCTCATAGGTGGTCTTTGAAAGTGTGGGAAGGGATAGGACAGGTTCAGGTGGTGCAGGAGGATCATAGAAAAGTCTTGCGTCTTGAAACCGAGCAGGGATGTATTAGTCTGTTCCGTTCGCTGACGGTAAATCTTGAAGCAAGTCCTGTTGTCTCCTGGGAATGGAACGTGCTTACGTTACCTACGGCCGTAGCGAGTAGCCAATCTTCACGAGACGATCACGGGGCCGCCTTATACTTGGTATTTTCATCCAGGGAGGCGCCAAGCAGGAAGACCATTCTTGGATATATTTGGGACAATGCTCGTCCGGTGGGGACAATCCTTGTACACCCCAAAGATCCGTCAGTTCATTATGTGATCGTGCGCAGCGGGCCTTCCCAGCTAGGAACGTGGTTCACAGAAGAACGGAATGTGCTTGCCGATTATCGCAGTATCTTTGGAGAGGAACCCTCAATTTTAGAGGGCATGTCCTTAGTGGTGGATTCGGATCAGACAGGGTCGAAAGCTGCCACTTTATTCGGCCCAATCGCCTTTCATTCCGAATTCAAGTTAGCCAGGGAGATACCGGATCAGGGGGATGAGCCGTCCCAGGGGACTTCAAAGAATAAACTGCTTGGGGCTCTTCTGATGTATTTGGGATTGAAGCACTCACAAGGGACCAACTAA
- a CDS encoding Sec-independent protein translocase subunit TatA/TatB — protein sequence MFGLGAMEILIILVIAFLLFGPKELPEIGKQVGRAVKGFKETTEDLRQSVEPEINMITQEFKSVEQDLESSIKEAEAEIKGATEQATESGGSKMG from the coding sequence ATGTTCGGCTTAGGAGCGATGGAAATTTTGATCATCCTCGTCATCGCGTTCCTGCTCTTTGGTCCTAAGGAATTACCGGAAATCGGCAAGCAGGTCGGGAGAGCGGTTAAAGGGTTTAAGGAAACAACGGAAGATCTTCGGCAATCGGTTGAGCCGGAAATCAATATGATTACGCAGGAATTCAAATCTGTCGAACAAGATTTGGAATCGTCAATCAAAGAAGCCGAAGCAGAGATCAAAGGGGCGACAGAACAAGCCACCGAGTCCGGTGGATCCAAAATGGGGTAG
- a CDS encoding YajQ family cyclic di-GMP-binding protein: MADNYSFDVISRIDMQEMKNVVDQTEKEVGQRFDFKGSKTELTLKEKDKQLVVISDDDYKLNAVLDILKSKCVKRNVSLKGLTYGKVEEALGGTVRQTITIQSGLPEDKAKAITKSIKEAKFKAQGQIQGEQVRVQSKSKDELQAVMKHLKEQDFGLDLQFENYR; encoded by the coding sequence ATGGCGGACAACTATTCCTTCGACGTCATTTCTCGCATCGACATGCAGGAAATGAAAAATGTGGTGGATCAAACAGAAAAAGAAGTCGGACAACGCTTTGACTTCAAAGGATCCAAAACCGAATTGACATTAAAAGAAAAGGACAAGCAATTAGTGGTGATTTCGGATGATGACTACAAACTCAACGCGGTCTTGGATATCCTTAAGTCCAAATGCGTCAAACGTAACGTGTCCTTGAAAGGGCTGACGTATGGGAAAGTGGAAGAAGCCCTAGGCGGAACTGTACGCCAAACCATTACCATTCAGAGCGGGCTTCCCGAAGACAAGGCTAAAGCCATCACTAAATCGATTAAAGAGGCAAAATTCAAAGCCCAGGGACAAATTCAAGGGGAACAAGTCAGGGTGCAAAGCAAAAGCAAAGACGAACTTCAAGCCGTCATGAAACATCTCAAAGAACAGGATTTCGGACTCGATCTGCAATTTGAAAACTATCGGTAA
- a CDS encoding alginate export family protein: MRTFYRSFTRLTAAALIVAMSAAPGLAAKTTPATDKNTNVPAVPRAIPDLVPYHQFDPPKGVFDPSKLTISGDMRVRPEFRTNGNFSNNGDSNSFFTQQLIRLGFNYDISPDVVFFLQPQVSNNFGAMPNPSNVGGAGNPNSTDADLFLRQGFMLVRNFLMPNLTLKAGRQLVVWGNHRIFGHFDWNNVGFAFDGVTMRYNHATVPVELGWLRVAEGNCVQNAGGCSTGKASKGDGDILFLRLPMKFGSVAIEPAYIYEDGGSTTGAGSPAFGTGGQQSNQERSTVGGRVAFKQGMFDLTGEGYWQFGEIGPVGGASETRINALAGHLDGGVTLPVPMQPRIGFELNYATGSSNKDGGHTFSQLFPTNHIHFGYMDLMSWQNMLNYGGNLQLRPTPESHFEIAGHIMRLANKRDNWYTASQATFFSTPAGNNEKSLGGEIDVVYTLFFQNNHVGWQVGYGHFFTGDYLKKNGFGTADQNWGYTQLWINF, translated from the coding sequence ATGAGGACTTTTTATCGATCCTTTACCAGGTTGACAGCAGCGGCTTTGATTGTCGCCATGTCCGCAGCACCAGGGTTGGCCGCCAAGACCACTCCGGCGACCGACAAAAACACCAACGTACCTGCCGTACCACGGGCCATTCCCGATTTAGTGCCCTATCACCAGTTTGATCCACCCAAAGGGGTGTTTGATCCCAGCAAGTTGACGATTTCCGGCGACATGCGTGTCCGGCCTGAGTTCCGGACGAATGGGAATTTTAGCAACAACGGGGATTCTAATTCCTTTTTCACGCAGCAACTCATCCGGTTAGGATTTAACTACGACATTTCCCCGGATGTCGTGTTTTTCCTCCAACCTCAGGTATCAAATAACTTTGGTGCGATGCCGAACCCATCGAATGTGGGTGGGGCCGGGAATCCCAATTCCACCGATGCGGATCTGTTCCTTCGTCAGGGGTTCATGTTGGTCAGAAATTTCTTAATGCCAAATTTGACATTGAAAGCTGGTCGACAACTTGTGGTGTGGGGAAATCACCGGATCTTCGGTCACTTTGACTGGAACAACGTCGGGTTTGCCTTCGATGGTGTGACGATGCGCTATAACCATGCTACCGTGCCGGTGGAATTGGGCTGGTTGCGTGTGGCGGAAGGCAATTGCGTGCAAAATGCTGGCGGATGTTCAACCGGGAAGGCCAGTAAGGGTGACGGCGACATTCTGTTCTTACGTCTCCCGATGAAGTTCGGGTCTGTCGCAATCGAACCCGCCTATATCTATGAAGACGGGGGTTCAACCACGGGAGCCGGTTCCCCGGCCTTCGGTACCGGTGGACAGCAATCCAATCAGGAACGAAGCACCGTCGGTGGCCGTGTCGCGTTCAAACAGGGAATGTTCGATCTCACGGGAGAAGGTTATTGGCAATTTGGAGAAATCGGGCCTGTCGGGGGAGCGAGTGAGACTCGCATCAATGCGTTGGCCGGACATTTGGATGGTGGTGTGACGCTGCCGGTTCCGATGCAACCACGGATCGGTTTTGAACTCAATTATGCCACCGGCAGCAGCAATAAGGATGGTGGCCATACCTTCAGCCAATTGTTCCCGACGAACCACATTCACTTCGGGTACATGGACTTGATGTCCTGGCAGAATATGTTGAATTATGGCGGGAACTTGCAACTGCGTCCGACGCCGGAAAGCCATTTCGAAATTGCCGGGCATATCATGCGGTTGGCGAACAAGAGGGACAACTGGTACACGGCTTCTCAGGCCACCTTCTTTAGCACTCCTGCAGGCAATAACGAAAAGTCCCTGGGTGGAGAAATCGATGTGGTGTACACCTTATTCTTCCAAAACAATCATGTGGGTTGGCAAGTGGGCTACGGCCACTTCTTCACCGGGGATTATCTGAAGAAGAACGGATTTGGCACGGCTGATCAGAACTGGGGCTACACCCAACTCTGGATCAACTTCTAA